The genomic segment GTCTGCTTTTTAACTTTacatatagggtaggtatgcGTAATTGCGAACAATCCAATCGAAGCGACCAACTCAACGCGTATGCTGTAAAGACAATATGTCGTAAGATAGTCAaccgtagttcttttgtttttgaaggctttctccgactggttgcaccaggaaaaggtcgtctgctcattcttttcaacgttttgtagacgtttgaaatagcagggatgCCTGAGGGAAAgtgcgaacgggcaagtgtaattgcgaacgatggctgtGGGTACATGTGTCTCATTGGACATaatatattattggaacatcacaccagactgttatattgttggttttgatcacacatgcacacaaacagacatttaaatacAAACgccccacactgcacacaaacacacttttgagagagctcagtaactgtgcagcatcgttcgacacagattcctgtcaaaactgacgttctgatctgtcaccaatatgctttcttaaattctcccagcagaGGGGATCTTTATCTTCAAAGCGCATTCAGCTTATCCGATCAAATCAAATATtataaactgtgtcaaagttcaagtctgCAACTGGCTTCCCTTGACTtaaggattttgagagcacgtttgtaaccttggtcggcagtggtgcgcgaagagaagaaagagcgcggaaacagccagaaatagcttatgtttgactggttcttggaaatggatattcattaaggtattagaaagaGTTCGAACCAGACGctgaattgtgaaatgcaaccgttaagaacgctttgaGGTGGGGCGGTGTacaaatcgttcgcaattacaatTACACggtgttcgcaattacccatacctaccctatttgGCATTAGCAAATGTATTTCTTAGtagtcatttatttttatttcactgaatctttacacacacacacacacatacacaatgtatatTGTTAGATTGTTGTGCTTGTGAGTGAGACCCCTCTGCCAGTTGACCGCCATTTTGGTATCTGTGACCGTCTTGGTATCCAGATCAATCCAGATTCAATACCAAAATAATAACGGACTGCTAGCAAAATGGTCACGGATActaaaaagaaggaaggtaatgtccaattttagcTACCTTAATTCCTGGAGCTAAATGCACGGTATATTTCGTGTCTTTTCCAATGCAGGCACGAAGTATAACACACATAACAATCATCTGACCTCTGTCATCCACTCTGAGTAGGTAAATTGTGGTGTaaattgcctgaaaaaccaccgtcATAACCCCATACTAACCTGATAACATCACACGCTTTCCTGCAACTGCAATTTTGGCGGCTGTACATGAGAAGGAATACCATAAaccgatgtgtgtgtggtgtgtgtgtgtgtgtgtgcgtgtgttgttgttgttgcggttttgttttgttttgtttttgtttttcatctaagACAATTTTAATCTGGATTCGAAACCGGCAGGCTGCCGTTTCCCGCTGTTTCCGTCTTTGGTATCGCATTTCTGAAGTGGGGTAATGAAATACATAAGCATTTTTGGCCATAATATCATCCCGACACCAAACTCGCCTCCAGGGATTCTTTTAAATCTGAGAGCATGGAACATAGTCATTTGGgcttggggggattgggggtggggctgggggggtggggcggtaaCCACAGTGGCAAAACTGTGGCAATTGTGTGCGTGCGGATTGTGGAAGCTAGGTGCGAGTGAAGCTGCACAAATGTTTTCATGCACCTTATTTGTTTATGGGATCGACGTAAAACGCTTATGTCTACTGTTTATCTGTCAGCGTGTGTTATGTGGATGCGTAATTCCACcgagtgatgttttgtgtgtctgcGAGATGCACATCATGTATACATGTTACTGTGAGTGGGGATACGTGTGCGCACATGAATGAACAGATCCACATTGCCTGACAGCATCTACACGCTGTGTCGGTTTCCTCTGGCACCAATGTGGTTAGCTATCTGTTTACAAATACAGAAAATAATGTTGGGGCTCGGAACGCCTCCCTGTCTTACTGCCACTGGACATTTTAAAAATCATTTCATGATTTGCACATGCACATGAAAGTAGTCAACAATGCAAAAGTGAGGTATACTACAGAATGTGACGATGCTGTGACTAATGTTGTTttcgttgggtgtgtgtgtgtgtgtgtgtgtgtgtgtgtgtgtgtgtggagcagacAAGAAATATTGTGTATGCAGACCCAATGACTAAATCCTCTTCAATTTTgaatgcaaacacaaaattaaatAGGTTAAATACATAGGCTGATTATGTCAAAGACAACCTCCATCTGCCCACAGTGAGACACaaatatacatttatttattatttactaTCAATacgcacccccagcccccacccacgcccccctcaaacaaaaaaaaaagaaaaaaaaagatgtttctaTTCGACATTTGCTATTTCAGCAAGCATTACAATGAAAGAGCTGCCAACACAGCCAAACACTATGACGTCATCTCTGATGTTCTCAATGTTCAAGAACCCCCCGGGCCCCTCCCTCCGTATGTCACAATTATGGTGCTCTGAAATTAGATAAACCTTtaacgagaaaaagaaagggaggtgtGAGGAGGTAGATACAGCGTATGCAGAGAGATATATCCGCAATGGGAGAGGCAGCGGACGCGTGCAGGaagtgagacagggagggagacagcatGTGAATACGCACACTCGAAGCAAAACTGTGTTCAATTTATTTCTGTAACATTGGTCTACAGTTATGTATTGAAACACTTTCCACTGAAATGGATTGCAGATGCtggtttaaaaatatatatactgaACCGAATTCATATCTagttgtgcttgcgtgtgcgcgcgcacacacacacgcacacatatacacaaaggtgcgtacacacacacacgcacgcacgcgcgcacacatacacactcacgcacacacacatacacacgcacacagtgtagGTCTGACTAGTGCGAAACTAGCTGGTATAATGACTGAACTTTATCAACGGAAGATTTTTGTCGCTTCCATTACGTCTTGAAACTTTTTTTTGAAACATTACTGCACACTACACAACGTACAATATACCGCACAGCAGTATGGCAAACCTTGTTCAGTTCTGTTTGGTGAAAATCAAGCatcgtgttttaaaaaaaaaaatatggtggggaagggagcggtgtgtgtgtgtgtgtgtgtgtgtagcctggaATTCTATTTCCAATCTCAGGCAGTTTTCATGTGGCAATATTGGTATATGTGCGGGTTTTATTTGAATTATCTATGCACGGGTGGAAATACAGTGTCACTGTAAGACAGTACGAAGCTTaagtgcgcgcgagtgtgtgtgtgtgtgtgtgtgtgtgagcgcacgcgctgGGATGAGgatgggtttggttgggttttttttacttatttatcttcTTACTGTTTTACACACTTTACattgattggtttgtttttgtttgttttgttgttgttgttttttttaactttttttggtAAGATTTTGTTTCAACAAGATTCGACCTAAATCCACCGGGCAGTGAAAAACCGACCAAAGCAACCGCtcacactccctcctccttccagtGATTCAGCAGGGTGGCGGGGAAGGCTTGACAGACAAACCGCACTCTCCTGTTggctaaataaaaacaaacagcacgtgtgtgtgtgtgtgtgtgtgtgtgtttcagaataaGACAGAAATTCTTATTCCAACCAGAGCCACTTTTTCATCAGGGTAGATTTCTCACAGTTGCACTCTACCCATTTCATCCAGATCCAATCATCCAGATCTATTAAGAGATCATCCAGATCTAATCTTAATCCGTTCACAGATCATCACCCAGATCTTTTCACAGGTCATCCAAATCGGAGTTGATGTCGCTAGGGTCGCTCAGGCCAGACAGTGCAccctcgtcatcatcgtcatcctccacgCCGAAGTCTGCCAGCAGGATGAGGGAACCCAtggcctcctccgcctccttctcccccatctcccccgtgCTGTCGTCTGAGAAACTGGCCCCTGGTGAGTCCAGCAGGGCGGGGTAGAGATGGAGGGCCGGCACCGATCCGCCGCTGGCTGCTGCGGGGTTCTCTGGCACCAGCAGCAAGTCCTGAGGCCGGTGGCTGCTGCCTGTCGCTGTGTGGCTGCCACTCTCCTGCTCGTTGGGGTGCTGGGCGTCTTCTGGCGTGGTAACCGCTGAtggtgcctgtgcctgtgccgtCTCTTGCCGGTGGTCCGGGACTGCCGCACTCGCTTCGTTCGCGTTGCCTGGTTCCGGGTCCACGGGTGCTGCGTAGTCGCTGGCTCCTGCGTGATGGGAGTTGATGTTACCGCCTGTGGTGTTGCAATGCTGATCCAgtattgtgtgtgattttgtctcAGCCATGTTGGAGTGTGGCTCCTCACCATGTCCTGTTTCGCCTGAGCTTACACGGGATTGTGCGTCAATGAGGTTGCCAGATGCACTGAGAGAACATGTTTGTAAAACAGAACACTGCAGCTGCTTACATTCCACACCATCTGAACTGCAGATAGCCATGTCTTGAACTTGAGAGGAATGGGGGCGATCATTTGCAGGGATACAGAACTGGGATTCTCTGTCGTGATCTGTGCATGACGGCTTCTTGCCTGATTCCCCCAACAGCGTCTTCACCGGAGTTCCTTGCGTAGTTATGTTTTCTGCTTCTGGCTCTTGGGTTGGCACGACTCCTGCCACTGTCACATGTGCATGTTGTGCTGAAGAGGCCGTATCGGCGCCGTTCTCACAAGTCTGTTCATACATCCTGCCTTCCTTTCTGCCACAAGGATTATAAGTGCGTTTTGTCAAACCACGCAATCTCAAAGACTTCCGTATTTTAGGAGGGCTGGCAGCTGGGCTTGGTGTTAACAACGAGCTGTTGCGCAGTCCTGTACAATCCCCTGTTTCAGGAGAATGTCTAACAGGGTGATAGGACGTCGCGGACAGCACACTGCCCTCCACAGAGTcaatttctttgtctttttctacaAGATTTCCTTCACCTTCTGCAGGTTCTTTTGAAACAATTTTTATGTCTGGGtggctggttgtttttgtttctgtgaagCTGATGGTGTAATTCTTTTGTGTATCATTTTTCAAATCATCTTTCTCGCATCTTTTCATGCCAGTATCAAATGTGGCTATCAAGGCATTCAGTTTTTCACTGTGCTTTCTGGTTGGGGCAGCCAGTTTACCATCCACTGTGCGTGGAAATGTGGAAGTGCTGACTACTGAAATGTCATCCTTCGATACGTGGGACACTGAGTGTGAAAATGCACCGTGATATGATGCCTCTTTTTCCAGGCCTTGTCTACAACACTGTGGAGAACAGTGACGGCGCTGAGTGGGTAATGTCTCATTTTGCTGTTCCTCTTTGTTGTAATGTGTGACGTTCAGTGGACAGGGCTCGACCCCCTCGAATTTCAAGACAGACTGATCTTGGTGTTGTTCCACTTTCCCGTTACGACTCCTCTGTGTTGTGTCCGGGCGCCCTTCAGAATCTCTTACACCGTTGGAAGACTCATGTGATAGCTCCCTGCAAGAATCCTTGACTGcacgatgtttgtttttttcatccgcGCTTTTTGTAAGCAGCTCCACgcagttttctggctgtctgGATGCGGCTGAACAATGCCTGGCATCTGGATGTGGAAGAGGCGGTTTGTGACCCCCGTCTACTTCAGAAGCTGTTGGCAGGAGTGTGTCCTCTAACAGTGAAGACCTATCTAGTTCTCCTTTACTCTGTACTATTGGAGTATTAGTACCATCATACTGGCGATCTTCATCTTCCGTGCTTTGAAAGGGATGTTTGTTGGCTGTGCCTATCTTGTTTTTGTGATCAATATGTGTGTCTCTGCTGACATGCCCTGCTGTTTTGGATTCACCACTCATAACACTGTCTGCGTGTTCAGTGGTAAGAGTTTCGTGAAAGACATCGTCTTGAACTGCTGAAGCACTCTGCTGGCACAGATCTGCCGACACGGTTGACACTTCTGAACAAACAACGTTGACATAGTGTGAAGTATTTCCAGAGGGCAGCGTGGTATCTGTTAACTCTGATGATAGTTTGTGTTTTCCTCCATTAACTTGAGCAATGTTTGAACTCTTGTCTGTGCCACCCGACATCTGCTTTTCATTACCAAGTTCCAGTTGTTTCTGCGCACGTTGCTCAGACTCCTGTGTAATGCGTGTCACTGTGGTAGGTGTAATCACCGTATGAACAGAGTGGCTGTGTTCAGACTCTAATATCCCTGCATTGACTGAGGACATTAGGGCCCTGCCAGGACTCTCCATTGTATAATCTGCTGAGTCACTGACTTCCCGACGCTTCGCCAGAATAACGGACAGCTGGTTGTCGTCAATCATACGACATCTCATCGTTCTGTGAATGTCTGCCAGTTCATTCAGTGAAATCACCTTGTTACAGTCACTCTTTGCCCGCGTAGCAGGAATGAAACCCTGTTTCCCTTCAGTGTAGCTGTCACCAGAACCTTCTGACGAGTCTTCTTGCTGAGTGTCGCCATCAGAGTGGAAGACGTTTTCCCCAAGGACGCCAACCATTTGCAATGGCGAAGAGTCGTCTCCTGTCACTTGTGCAGATACTGACTTCTTACTGACACACACCTGCTCTAGCAGGCCCCTTTCTCCTCCAGGTGACGCACGCTTTTCAACACAACTGTTTGTACGAGAAGAGAGACATTCTCCTTGGATAAGCTCCAGAGTGTCAACAGCAGGTTTTGAGAACATGtctcttttcttcgtttttgtgtCATATGTGGTTGTCTTTATCAAGCATTCACTTTCGTCTGTTTCTGTGCCCGTCTGCCAAGGATACTGATCACGATTGTTATTGGCACACTCCGCTTCAGCAAAACTAAACAAGGAAGAGCCGGTTCGGGATTTCATGCTGGAAGACTTGACAGCATCAGGAGAATTAGAATCCGGGATGCTACATATGGACGTTGTTGAAAACCCTTCACTGGACATGTGACTTTCACCCAGTTTGTCATTACTGTCTTTGGAACACATCCCTACATTGCCATGAGTATGTGATTGACTATGATTAGTGTCCCCGAGACACTTGGTATTCTCTTCCTTTGTTGCGTGGCCACAAGTGTTTGGTAATTCCTCTTTGCGGTACCTGGGTCTGGGTTTAGCTGGCTTTGGGCTGTGTCCTCTGCCTCCACTGCTGGTGGAGGTAGTGCTGTAACTCGCGGTGGAGTAACTGGATGTAGAGTCCAGACTTTTGAGAGAATCTGACGGTGCTAAGAGTTGCAGTTGTTTTGAACTCGCCCTCACTGCTGTTGGTCTCCTGCTGCTGCGTTGTTTGTCTTGGGAACTGGAATTAGCAGAAGAGCGGAAAAGAAATTCCACATCAGAACAGCCGCCAACGTTTGATCCCAAAGAGGTCAGGGAAGGTAGGGACTCTTTGCATCTGTTGTCGGTGGAGATGCTATTCTTTGCAGAGATCTGCCCTGTTCTCTCCTCACCCAAGTCTTTCGCCAGAGGTTCTTTCTCTGCATTCAGCACAGCGGGCTCATCCCCACCGCCCCCTTCAGCAACAGCCAGCGAAGGGTTAGTGTCCAGGACACCTTCAGCCATCGTGTTTGTGTTTTCCAGCTGGTCTTTGTCCACAGACTTGGGCGATCGGCATGACGAGGCACGTCGCCGCCGAGAGGGGAGAGTGACAGCCTCAGGACTGCTGGTGCCGGCAGGCACTGGGATGAGGGCGGTGGTCATGATCTGGGGTGGCATGGAGCAGCCAAACGGAGAAAGTGCCTTGGCCATTTCTGCAGAATACTGAGGCTGTTGGGCCATGAAGTCTGATGAGGCATTCTGCATAGACGGCTTTGGCGGCAATGGCAAGTTGCGAGCACAGGATGGTTTCTCTCCAATCGCCGTCTGTCTGCCGTGGGCCGTGGCTGTCGGTGAGGTGAGAATGATGGCATCAGACGACAGGTCAGCCGTACTGGTTAGGTTGGAAGCAGAGGAAGAGGTATTGCTGCCGGAGGTGACCATGGCACCTGTTTGCATCAGCCACTGTCTTCGGatctgctgaagatcgtcaatcCTCTGTAGCTGTCTTTCCATGTTTCCACCCTGCAAATCAAGACCACAATCTCTTTACTTTTGtccgctgactgactgactgactgcttagTTTTTACGGACATCTACCTCAAATGGTTTGGGGGACAAGGATTCCAGGACAGAGGAAGTGTGGACGGCTTAACTTTGACTGTGGTGTTTATCTTAAGCGTCCTTTCAACcacgcacagaaaaagaaagacaagagactaAAACGCCTATTGGgacatttgaatgtgtgtgtgtgtgtgtgcgtgtgtgtgtgtgagtgcgcgcgcgcgtgcgtgcgtgtgtgtgtgtgcgtgtgtgagagagagagataaagagagagacagacagacattgttatgTCACAGAACTATTGGGCTCCTGACAACTGACTGAGAGCAAGAAATACATGATTATAGTAGATTTATCAAATGAtaaaaatgtacatttatatagcgccctttctctctaagaactGAGGGCTTTAcatggaagaaaaagaataaaattgCATGAATTACTCAGTTACAAACTGCATAAATTATTCATGTCCACACTTTCTcgaaacccctccctcccacccactctctctctctcattcgtcatgcatccaaagtgagcttaCAGGcatggggtggtgatggagaagaaagaaactgagagagcttatagataggttttaaatagattagtttttagtgaagagcgaaaggcagagataaaatcagatgcacggatatgaaaAGAAGGTACAGCAATTTCTCACTCTAAACTGAATAATAAAATAATCTGTAGatcattcagacagagacaggcacacagttacagagacagaACATGGCTTAGCGCTGGGTCGACTTTTCTGGCAATCTGTCTGCTTTTTTAAATGCAAAGCTGCAAAGTGAGGCAGCTGCAAATACATAAGCATATGTTCTTATACTGCGAAATTTTACAAGACATACTTTGTCTTCTACTGTGTGATGATTTTCTTATCTTACCTGCAGTAATTCCTGTGGAACCCTGGCTTGAGAtaactgcaaacacacacgtacatgtaagCATAATTGGTTGATTGGAATATTAGACTCATTTAAATGGATTACAAGACACAAAATTATGAGAGAGATgacgcagagagaaagaatgcTTGCGTCATGTGCGGGTGTGCCGTGTGTTGTGGACGCTTGCGTGGAtgtgagttgtgtgtgcgtgtgtgtgtgtgtgtgtgtgtgtatgtgtgtgtgtgtgtgtgtgtgtgtgcgtgtgcgtgcgcacacgcgtaTTACTACCTGTGTCTATGTTTGCaagcacgaatgtgtgtgtgtgtgtgtgtgtgtgtgtgtgtgtgtaggagtgtaaCAGGTCTTCATTTTGTTTAATGATATTCCATGACCAATATATGTAAACAAACATGTAAAGTCAATTTCATACCCGTCTTTTCTGTATACCTCTTTCGTGTTGTACACGCACTGACATTTACATTATCAAATTTCAAAAGCAGTCCTTTCTCACAAGAAATACTCAGTACTTTTCAGATAAAATTACAATGCCCTCGTAACACATATAGAAAACACCTCttaaaagtgtgagtgtgtgcatgcgctcaaGGAAGAAATTTTGTCATACCACTCAAATGCATGGAGAATTTTGTGGCAGTATGTAAACTTTGTAAGAAAATTAAGCGCACTGTTATGGCGTGGTTTGAGTCATCGTTCtggcaacacacaaaaaaaggaaagaacgaaagaaagaaagaaagaaagaaaagaaaagaaaaaagctgtgaACATCTATcatgtttcaatttcagtttcaacgaGGTGTCAAAGCTTGTGGACTGATgtatatacgctataccacacctGCTGAAAAAaagagatgcctgaccaacgcatAAACCCATggtgctagtcaggccttaagagccTATCTAATATTTGTATAAAAACATTtaacatgaaatgaaacacaacaatgaaacaaactaaacaaataaTTATGTAAATACATCGAACTATGGTAAAAATGAGAAATAA from the Babylonia areolata isolate BAREFJ2019XMU chromosome 21, ASM4173473v1, whole genome shotgun sequence genome contains:
- the LOC143295844 gene encoding uncharacterized protein LOC143295844; amino-acid sequence: MPPFFLQQQQQQEESVEDEDDDQQLRLEVPSLASTRTTDGDGRRQQQQQQQSDPHENDHAARDQGGGGEVVDLDVMSATSWTRMGHVQPSYSASSQRERRAQIDSCWCNIPDMFVDPSSRAAYYWMALVTIAVVYNWIVIILRVAFEDMRDNEFHQKAFRVLDTISDVIYLMDVAIQSRTAYLEDGCLVKSLPETVRHYRSQSYFPLDVLSVVPVTTVLSHLSKIGLPCPFESGFSSLTTPGLRFLRLLKYPSMTRFFEKTDSHTNNPNLLRAFRLSLHLWLVIHWIGCFYYLVSRYEGLGTNDWVFPDTAEFSTFRRKYIYSMYWSTMTLTTIGERPWPVTDVEYIFTGLTFLIGVFVFAAVVGNVGDVISNMNAARQDFQARMDQIKFYLNHRNIPDHLQDQIKRWAEYTWARTKAIDEHSVLQLLPSRLRTEVAIHVHLKTLKKVRIFEQCEEGLLRELVLKLRPSIYSPGEYICRIGEIGREMYIIDHGKVEILFPEHGSGQMKQVAVMMPGNYFGEISLLKLDDGQNKRTADVRSVGFSELLCLSRRDLMSALMEYPEAKKILETQARERMHQTKQTQEMEPGHPGVPQPSGSAHNVSAGFKSGRRSARAVFAQVMKQEGFSKLLASTANEELTEMKNILKELREIKSQLSQARVPQELLQGGNMERQLQRIDDLQQIRRQWLMQTGAMVTSGSNTSSSASNLTSTADLSSDAIILTSPTATAHGRQTAIGEKPSCARNLPLPPKPSMQNASSDFMAQQPQYSAEMAKALSPFGCSMPPQIMTTALIPVPAGTSSPEAVTLPSRRRRASSCRSPKSVDKDQLENTNTMAEGVLDTNPSLAVAEGGGGDEPAVLNAEKEPLAKDLGEERTGQISAKNSISTDNRCKESLPSLTSLGSNVGGCSDVEFLFRSSANSSSQDKQRSSRRPTAVRASSKQLQLLAPSDSLKSLDSTSSYSTASYSTTSTSSGGRGHSPKPAKPRPRYRKEELPNTCGHATKEENTKCLGDTNHSQSHTHGNVGMCSKDSNDKLGESHMSSEGFSTTSICSIPDSNSPDAVKSSSMKSRTGSSLFSFAEAECANNNRDQYPWQTGTETDESECLIKTTTYDTKTKKRDMFSKPAVDTLELIQGECLSSRTNSCVEKRASPGGERGLLEQVCVSKKSVSAQVTGDDSSPLQMVGVLGENVFHSDGDTQQEDSSEGSGDSYTEGKQGFIPATRAKSDCNKVISLNELADIHRTMRCRMIDDNQLSVILAKRREVSDSADYTMESPGRALMSSVNAGILESEHSHSVHTVITPTTVTRITQESEQRAQKQLELGNEKQMSGGTDKSSNIAQVNGGKHKLSSELTDTTLPSGNTSHYVNVVCSEVSTVSADLCQQSASAVQDDVFHETLTTEHADSVMSGESKTAGHVSRDTHIDHKNKIGTANKHPFQSTEDEDRQYDGTNTPIVQSKGELDRSSLLEDTLLPTASEVDGGHKPPLPHPDARHCSAASRQPENCVELLTKSADEKNKHRAVKDSCRELSHESSNGVRDSEGRPDTTQRSRNGKVEQHQDQSVLKFEGVEPCPLNVTHYNKEEQQNETLPTQRRHCSPQCCRQGLEKEASYHGAFSHSVSHVSKDDISVVSTSTFPRTVDGKLAAPTRKHSEKLNALIATFDTGMKRCEKDDLKNDTQKNYTISFTETKTTSHPDIKIVSKEPAEGEGNLVEKDKEIDSVEGSVLSATSYHPVRHSPETGDCTGLRNSSLLTPSPAASPPKIRKSLRLRGLTKRTYNPCGRKEGRMYEQTCENGADTASSAQHAHVTVAGVVPTQEPEAENITTQGTPVKTLLGESGKKPSCTDHDRESQFCIPANDRPHSSQVQDMAICSSDGVECKQLQCSVLQTCSLSASGNLIDAQSRVSSGETGHGEEPHSNMAETKSHTILDQHCNTTGGNINSHHAGASDYAAPVDPEPGNANEASAAVPDHRQETAQAQAPSAVTTPEDAQHPNEQESGSHTATGSSHRPQDLLLVPENPAAASGGSVPALHLYPALLDSPGASFSDDSTGEMGEKEAEEAMGSLILLADFGVEDDDDDEGALSGLSDPSDINSDLDDL